GGCGAAGAGGCCGTCGACGCTCGTCGTCGTGCGGAACGGGTCCTTCAGCACGATGAATCCCTTGTCGTCCAGTTCCACCTTGCCGCGCAGGAACTTCGTGTTCGGCGTGTGACCGATCGCCACGAACATGCCCGGCGCATCCACGCGCGTCTCCTGCCCCGTCTGGATGTTCTTCACGATCGCGGCCGTCATGCCACGCTCGTCGTCACCCACGACCTCGTCGACCACCGAATGCCACAGCGGTTGCACCTTCGGGTTGGCCAGCAATCGGTCGGCCATCACCTTGCTGGCGCGCAACTGGTCGCGGCGGTGCACCAGGTACACCTTGCTGGCAAACTTCGTCAGGTACGTCGCCTCTTCCGCGGCCGAGTCGCCACCCCCCACCACCACCAACGGTTGGTTGCGGAAACGCGGCAGCGCGCCATCGCACACCGCGCACGCGCTAACGCCGCGGTTCTTGTAGGCGTTTTCGGAATCCAGCCCGAGGTAGTTGGCGCTAGCACCTGTGGAGACGATCACGGTGTGCGCGTGCAGCGTCTTGCCCGTGCTGTCCGTCAGTTTGAACGGCCGGCTGGTGACGTCGATGTCGACGATGTCCTCCGTCTCGATGCGCGTGCCGAACCGGCTGGCTTGCTCACGCATTTTCATCATCAGATCCGGCCCTAGAACGCCGTCCGGGAAGCCCGGGAAGTTCTCGACCTCCGTCGTCCAGTTCAGCTGTCCCAGCGGCAGCGTGCCGCGCAGGCGGTTTTCCTCGGAGATGGCCCCTTCGTAAACGAGCGGCTCCAGGTTGGCACGGGCGGCGTAAATGGCGGCAGTCCAACCGGCGGGGCCGGAACCGATGATGACGAGCTTTTCTGCGGTGTTGTTCATTGCTGATTGCATGTTAGCGGGGAACCCGCGGCTGGGGAATTATAGGCGCGCAAGACGGGAAAGTGTTCAGCGGCCAGTGGTCAGTCGTCGGCGATCGGCGAATGAAGATCGCCACCTTTGGTCCTAGTGTCCGCTGCTCAGCACTTTACTTCGCGCTATGTCCGGAAGTGAAGACCGCCGGCAGGTGCGGGCCGGGCGGGGCGGCGTGGAAGATGCGTTCGACGTAGGCGGGTCGGAGGTCGCTGGGCAACTGGTCGAGAGGGAAGAACGCGACGTCGAGCGACTCGTCGTCGTTCACACGGGGCTCACCACCGGTCGCCGTACAGCGGAAGGCGGTGGTGACGTACTGCGCGACGTCGCCGTTGGGGTACGTCATCACCACCGACGTATAGACGCCGCTCACACGGTCGACCTTCACCCGCACGCCAGACTCTTCGTACACCTCGCGCACCACGGCGTCGGCGGGTTCCTCGCCGGGGTCGACCATGCCGCCAATGACGGCCCAGAGGCCGTTGTCCGCACGCTTGGCCAGCAGCAGTTCGTTGCGGTCGTTGAAGACGATGCCGAGCACGCCGGGAAATAGCAGATAGTCGTGGCCGACCCTCGCGCGGATGCCCTTCACGTACGGCGACATGCCCATAGCGGATTGCTTTCGTTCGGGTGATTGAATCATGGTGCCTGACGAGCGGCGCCGGGTTGCCCTTGGCCGCTCATCCATCACCAGCAGCCGCCCTATTCCAGCGGCACCGGCCCGCTGCGGTCTGGCCGGCTGGGGGGTGGCGTTGGCGTGTTGATGACGTGCACGGTGCGGCCGGTGTCGTCGTCATCGTCGTCATCCACGTCACGGTTGCGGGCCTTGTCGCGGCCGATCGGGACGATCACTTCCTTCTCGGTTTCGCCGCGTCGAATCACCTCGTACGTCCCCTTCAGTTCGTCGCTCAGCTGCCCGAGCGACATGCCTCCGGCGGACATGAACAGCAGCAGGATCGCGCCCACCTGCGCCAGCCCCGTCAGCACGCCGAACACGACGTAAAGCCCGACGGCCTGATACATCATGAGGCGCAGCGTCGTCAGCAGGACGATGCCCAGCGTGAGGTAGAACGCCGCGTAGAACTGCGGGCGGTTCTTGATGGTGCTGGGAAAGACGAAACACGCGAACAGGAACGCCACGATGGCGATCGTGATGCCATCGGTCGTGATGATCGTGTAGATCGGAGCGGCTTCGGTTTGCGCGAGTACCATGGCAACAGGATACCGCGGATCGCCGATTTTGGTTAGTTCGTTTCTCGATCGCTGACGTTCGAGGGCACGAACAGGTCGATTGGCTTGTTGGCCCAGCTGATGCGCGACGGCAGCAACTGAATCGCGGCGTCGGGGCTCCAGGAGACGAATTCCGTCGGTGGCTCGTTCAACCGATCGACCGCCTTCACGATCGCGTCGAATTCGGCAACGGCCGGTGGCACCGGGCGGTCGACCGGCTGCAACAACAGCACCCAGCAGAACAGATCGACCGGTGGCATGCTGTACGGTGCCGGCTCATCGAAGATCGCCATTCGGGTTCTGCCACGGTCGGCCCACATCTCCAGCGTGCGGGCCGCCTCGGTGCGCGTGTCGCTGCGGCCGGTGTCACGCGCGAAGTTCTTGATGTAGATCGCCCCCGCCGCCACGACCCAGGCCACCAGCGCGATGCCCGCAATGCGACGCGTGCGCGGCAGTTTGATCCAGTTCCGCAGGCCCCCGAGCGCTGCGATCAGCAGCGCCACGCAGGGCAGGATTGCAAACCGGCCGTACTCGCCCGGCTTGCCGGCCCCCAGCAGCACGAACTGGGCCAGCACCAGAAGCGCCGGCGCCGCCAGCAGGATCGCCAGCGCCTTGCGTGGAAAATCGACCGCAGCGCCCGGCGTGCGGGCCATGCGCAGCACCCCAACCACGGCCGCAATGCCACCGATCACCGCCACGGCAAGGCTCGATCCCTCGGCCAGCAGGTCGATCCCGTTGAACAGGCCCCGCACCACCTGCCCCACCTGATAGAAGTTGCCGTGGGCGGTCATGTTCGAACTGAGCACGCTGGAACCCTGCATCGCGTTCATCACGACGTACGGGTTGCTGATGCCGTAGACCAACGCGCCCGCCCCCAATGCCAGCACGAGGTGGCCGACGCGCCGCATGAGTGACTGCGGCCGCAGCGCGATCATGAGCAGCAGGATGACGATGCCCGGCAGCGAGAGCAGCACCATCCCCGTGGCCGCACCCCAAAGTGCGCCGGCAGCGATCGCGCGGCGCGACGAGCCGTTGCGCACGTACGCCGCCGCGGCGAGCGACGTCCACAGCAGCAGCACCGCGCCGGCCAGGTGGGGCTTGCCCTCGTGGGCCATGTTCACCACCACCGGCATGCAGGCGAACGCGATCCCACCGAGCGACACGGTCAGCAGCGAACCGCTCATCTTTCTCAGGATCAGCATGACCGCCGCCACGCCAGCCAGGCCCCACAGTGCCGAGTAGGCGCGCATCACGATGTAGAACCGGCCGAACTGTTCGGGATGATCGAGATAGTGCGCGACGTCGCCGCGCACCGTCAGCAGACCCATTTCTTCCCCGAACTTCAGCAGCGCGCCGATCGGGTAGACCCACAGCCCGCCGTACTGGTACATGCGCGGGTCGAGCTGCATCTGTCCCGGGCGCATCTGGCCCAACGCGCGCAGCGTCAGCATTTCGTCGGGCTGGTGCGAGTACAAGCGGTACCGCTGGACGATCTCGGCACGTTGGGCGTCGGTCGCGTTGACGACCACCGGCGCATCGCGGTTGGCGAGCGGGTTGACGTCATGATCGCTGGCCTGGCCGGCGGCGTCCCAGCCGCCGGTGAGCGCGATGATCTCGGCGCCGGTCCACGGCTCGCGCGAGGCGAACAGGAACTCGTCGTCGGCACGCGAGGGCAGTCCCCAATTGATGCCGATCGCGAACGCGCAGATCGCCACCAGGAACGGCGCGACCAAGGCAAGGACGACGCGTGTTTTACTGACGTCGTCGTTCATTGGGGTTCGGTTGCCGTCGGCACGAGGACACTGTCGGAATACCACGCCGGCCCCACGCCGGTGCTCAGCACGCCGGGCAGCGTCGGCGGCACAACCGCGCCGGGCGGCACGGGTGAGGCCTGCAGCGCGGTATAAATGTTGTCATTGTTCACGCCGCAAAACTGGGTCAGCGACCACTCGACGTGGCCGTCGCCAAAAAGCACGTTCTGTCCCGCTTGGCCGTGGTTGAGCGAGTTGCCCATCGACCGTAACGCTGGCCCATCTTCATAGCGCACGGTGGTGACGTTGTTGGAACCGGCGGTGCCCGGGTTCATGTCGGCCATCAGGGCGAACTCGGCCCGTACGCGGTCGCTGTTGAGGTGATACTCGGGCAGCGACGAGAACGGCGTGGCGTACGAGTAGGTTAACGCATCGCGCGAGCTGAAGTTCCCCAGCCGTGGGTTGAAGCTGGCGGCCGCGGCGGCGCGGTCGACGCTGGGGCAGATGAACAGCTTCGGGTCGGCCATGCCACCGCGCACCAGCAGGTAGAGCGACGCCGTCACGTCGTCGGCGGCAACGGCAGAGCCTTCGGCGAACGGATCGGTCTCGACGTTGCCACCGGTGAAGGCGGTCCAACCGGGCTTGTCAACGTCGTGGCGAACCGACGGATACTCATTCCGGTTCTCGCGCCCGTACTGGTCCAGCGCCAACTTGATCAGGCGAAAGTTCTCGGCACAGCGCACGCGGTTGTTCATCTCGCGCACGTTCAGCACGTACGGCACGAAGATGCTGGCCAGGATCCCGAGGATCGCCAGGATCACCACCGCTTCCAACAACGTGAACGCCCGCCGCCCACCATGGCGAGCGTAGCGCGACGACATATCCTGCATCCGCAACCGCTCCTTCACGCCCCTGCCCCCAGTGTCACCAGTTCGCCACCGGCTGCTTGTTCGTTCTTACGGCGCAGCTGACCGCAGGCGGCGTCGATGTCGCGCCCGCGGCTCTTGCGCACGTGCGTGTTCACGCCGTTATGCCGCAGGATGTTCTGGAAGTTCACCACGTCGTCCGCGTCGGGCCGCTGGAACGGCAGGCCCTGCACCTCGTTGTAGCGGATGAGGTTCACGTTGGCGCGCAGCGACTTGCAAACGGTCGCCAGCTGTCGCGCGTGTTCCGGCCGATCGTTCACGCCGGCCAGCAGGATGTACTCGAGCGTGATCTCGCGGCCGGTCTGCTGGAAGTAGTA
Above is a window of Tepidisphaeraceae bacterium DNA encoding:
- a CDS encoding type II secretion system protein, whose protein sequence is MSSRYARHGGRRAFTLLEAVVILAILGILASIFVPYVLNVREMNNRVRCAENFRLIKLALDQYGRENRNEYPSVRHDVDKPGWTAFTGGNVETDPFAEGSAVAADDVTASLYLLVRGGMADPKLFICPSVDRAAAAASFNPRLGNFSSRDALTYSYATPFSSLPEYHLNSDRVRAEFALMADMNPGTAGSNNVTTVRYEDGPALRSMGNSLNHGQAGQNVLFGDGHVEWSLTQFCGVNNDNIYTALQASPVPPGAVVPPTLPGVLSTGVGPAWYSDSVLVPTATEPQ
- a CDS encoding NUDIX domain-containing protein, yielding MGMSPYVKGIRARVGHDYLLFPGVLGIVFNDRNELLLAKRADNGLWAVIGGMVDPGEEPADAVVREVYEESGVRVKVDRVSGVYTSVVMTYPNGDVAQYVTTAFRCTATGGEPRVNDDESLDVAFFPLDQLPSDLRPAYVERIFHAAPPGPHLPAVFTSGHSAK
- the trxB gene encoding thioredoxin-disulfide reductase, whose product is MNNTAEKLVIIGSGPAGWTAAIYAARANLEPLVYEGAISEENRLRGTLPLGQLNWTTEVENFPGFPDGVLGPDLMMKMREQASRFGTRIETEDIVDIDVTSRPFKLTDSTGKTLHAHTVIVSTGASANYLGLDSENAYKNRGVSACAVCDGALPRFRNQPLVVVGGGDSAAEEATYLTKFASKVYLVHRRDQLRASKVMADRLLANPKVQPLWHSVVDEVVGDDERGMTAAIVKNIQTGQETRVDAPGMFVAIGHTPNTKFLRGKVELDDKGFIVLKDPFRTTTSVDGLFAAGDVADPIYKQAISAAGMGCKAALDAERWLAAEGIH